AGAGGGAGAGGGGAGAAATACGCCTGTAAGCGAACCTTTGTTTTCTTATACCCGGTTTGCACTACATGTGTAATCGTGTGCTCCTCGTGTCGCTCTACATAATGAAGATTCCGGAAGCATCTCTTATATGCCTGAGAATCACAAAAGCAGTTAGCAACTGACAAAATGAGATGACCAGGAGATATAAAAAGAGTTAAAAAATGCATACAACAatattaagaagaaaaacaactCCTGTTATAAAAATTCATACAACAATATCAAGGAGAAAAACAACTCCTAAAGATAAATCGAGCCATTAAGAAATATAGGGATCTTTTATCAGTTATTTCTTTTCCTAGTGGgctaagaagttttttttttgaagtaaaaggttaaaatatattaaaataggAAAACAGAATTACAAGAAGAGAAGGCGCCCAGGTGCATACAAATGGGTATGAAAAACCCATAAACAAAGTGAAGAAACATGCaatcttggttgaaaaccaaGAAAGCTAACATCAATTCAAAGTGGAGAGTTCTCTATTTAGATTTTTTGGCAGGGATTCTTTTCCCTCTTCCTAGCTTTTCGTTGCAAGAAACCCCAGGCCAGAATATTTTTGCTTGTTCTTTTTCGGCTTTACAGACACTTATACTGTTGTAGTCTTTAACAATGCCATTCAAAAGTTTTTTAGTCTCTATAGGATTACCTCCCTCCGATGCACCTAACGCAGCAGACATTCGCAGTagtctatccatatgattatccTTACTCAAGGGACTATTAGGAGGAATATCCTTAATAAGCTTTAACTTTCCTTTGACTACACCCTCATAATATGTCCCTAGTTTTTCCATatccatctcttcataatttagtTTCGTACTCTGAATCATCACACTCATTGAAATTGGAGAGATTTTTCTCTTCAATAGAGACATGAACTTGAGCATTCACCGCTACCTCTAGATTGTCTACTCCCTCCATTTCATTTTCACTTTCATGTTCAGAATCTAAAATACTAAAAGGATTCATGTAACCTATTGTAGTTTTCGCAGGCACTTCTCCTTTCTTACCAGTAGACTTCGACCTTTTGGTATACCACTTTGATGATGGCGAGGATACCATTTCCAGCACCCTTTCATTTCCGGATCCAGTCTCATTCATAATCTGCACTATGACATTTTGTTCATTTGAGATAACAACTACCTCTAAAGTTATCTTTGGAGTAGATTCTTGAGCTACAATCACATCTTCTGCCGCTTCACCATTGTTCGAATCCCCTTTGCCCAGATTCAAAGATTTCTCCTTTTCTTTGTCTTCGTTAGCCTTTTTAGGGACCCATTTCTTCTTCACAACTTTGTGTGTAGAGTCCTTACTGCATTTTCCGCTTGAGTGACCAAAAGAAGCATAAGCCAGATATCTAGGAGGTTTCCATGAGTATTCCACTTGCACTTCAAATTCCTTGCCACCAAAAGACATAGGGATAGTAGCATGATAGCTGAAATCTGCCTCAATCTCTATGCAAACCCTAGCAAAGCTCATACGAGTCCTAGATAATGTATGCTTGTCTATTAACAAAGGTATACCTAGAACACTTGCAATCATACTTATTCCCTTTGCATTCCACAAGTGAATTGGAATTTTCATGGCTAAGAAGTAATTATTTAGTGTTCTGCTCATGTGAATAACCTTATAAACTCATAAAAGTACATGAACTTTAGACAACTATTTTTAACTGCAGTTCGAGAGTAGTGTTCTGATAATGTGACAGGTCTCTGTGTTAGAAGTTAAGCAGAAAGAGTAATAGGGCAGTACTTGTGCCATGAAAATGTCTAACCCTATCTGAAATGGTATCAACCCTACTTGAGGTACGGAAACGAATATAAATCAGTTGTATTACTAGACTGGAGAACTTAATACCTTTTGAAGTGCAATGGGAATCACTGGACCTTTTCCCTTTGCAAAACCAATGACTCCATTGTAGTTCCCACAAACTAACATAGCTGTGTACTTGAAAATTTGTCCATCCTAGAACATGGAGGACGACGGAACAATTATCGCAAATACAGAACGCGAGTAATTTTACAAAATATAGCTTTCATGCCTTAGTTACTTTACATGTTCGGTTCATATCAACTAATCGCGTATCAAAACCCTGACATAACAGAAAAATATTAGCAGGGAAGAAATACTGATAAACATCAAGAAATTGGGAATGCAGTATTAAGCGTTGCAAAATGTATATGCATAAAGTTCCCATTACAAGTTTCAGAAAGAAAAACATAATCAAAATGTATGTGCATAAAGTTCCGATTACAGGTTTCAGAAAGAAAAATGTAATTATGATAACAACAGTGACACAATATCAGCTAGGAAGACTTCCGTCAAATACCATATAGACTTTATCGATAAAAAAAAGGCACATATATGCAGCATTATACCAGAAACATTCAATTTAAGCTTTGCGAGCCTAAACTTGAACCAAAGCTGAATGCCAAAATACTTCCAAAAGATAACCAATGACTAGAAGTACGATATCCAGGACCACAAATCAAAATGAAACGGATATGTTGCAGACTCTTGACTTCTTGAGAAAAATCTACAGAACCTACCATTGTTTAGCTTCAATTCCAGAAATGGAAATTGACTTTAACTAACTTATTAATTCATATGGTTGCATGTCTAGCGTATACATATGCAACTCCGATATAATAATCAAATAAAATGGATAAAATGTGAAAGGGAAAGGCTAGgtgcatattgttagagcattgctcggtcaaactcgcatgcgttgctatctcaagcatgtttgtcaatgttagtgatcaaaacaataagtcttgatttctagtctactatagctaagtctcggactatgatagaaagtatagttgatctcaagaactccatgtaaatcatcatacaagacgaagaactactcaaggaactggtggaacttcatcgacaaaaaggtatgtggagacttgaacttatctatcactcaaaagtctatttactctatcttttatcttgagacaaaagtcatttttctatatagactttgattatacacatttggtattttgagccgagtttatctcgcctatctattgctcgaaatatgtgttggtaagcttttcgctttggacaagttcatctttacctagtgacggaagtcatgttatgtttcaatcactttgaaaattgctttgacgaaaaatggtttgtgaataacgactatataacatcctctaagaatgtttcaatgattgaaatgagagtttagattatataactattgttggatataagcattgtgtggtaacacatatatgtataagtccttattccttgaaccgaagttttcgaactttgttgatcaagagaaccggaacaagagcggtgaactcaatccgcgaactggcggaatttcttgacccgagaatatctgctggagtttgagaactccttccgggaatttaagtccgcgaacccagtccgctaacttgagttggttatatctaaggacgattgtttgtgaacttatatttatataaactaaggaatgcaaattccaaaccgtggctataaagttcatgaaccgattcgagtgaatcaaatcgtttttgcttcgattgtgtcttgtgtagttacataagatttccttgtaattgaacaactctctaactagttcatttgagtcatttgaactagttatggtgaagaagaatatggttaatatgaaagtgctcatttggctaaccatttggttaattattgttgaaccaaccaatgtacatgtttgggtacggttacacaaacctagaaacgtgcatttcatttgtctgtaacaagctaggtttttcatctaacggttgaaagatattagcttgaatctaatcaagttttcatctaacggtgaatattgaatgctttgttactaagctaacattgattgcaaaccctgatttgaaaaactatatataagggagaactctagcaactgggaaacctaatccccacaccttccgtgtaatactagttgtgtaagctagagttgattctcctttaacctttggtttcttcttaaaaaacaggttaacgacttaaagacttcattgggattgtgaagccagaccgatactactttctcgtagttgtgtgatctgatcttgctgattctatcgtacgagtacaatcacaaagattggattgagattgatatctccgataggcaagatataaaattattcacaaatatcttcgtctcatcgtttgtgattccaaaatatcttctttctccgcgtcgattaagattattatgaggtgattgataatactaggctgttcttcgggaatataagtccggattatcaattggctcctgttcaccttgatttatcaaaagacggaacaaaacttgtaggtatttctatcggagaaggatttatctattaccacagacttttctgtgtgatacagatttgtttattttaagtcttcgactttgggtcgtagcaactcttagttgtgggtgagatcagctaagggaataaaatgcgtagtatcctgctaagatcagagacgtaaggagcgcaactgtaccttggatcagtgtgagattgattggggttcaaatacagtccagaccgaagttagtttgtagtaggctagtgtctgtagcggcttaatacagtgtgtgttcaatctggactaggtcccggggttttttgcatttgcgatttcctctttaacaaaattctggtgtctgtgttatttatattccgcattatattttgttatataattgaaatatcacaggttgtgcgttagttcaatcaattagaatatccgacctctggttgttgatttacattgattgacacttggatattggtctttggtaccatccaagttatctctctagtatttgataaaaactcacatatttctattttcttgagtataggtccaatcgagagattgagatattaaatcTTTGATGTAcgtttttaagattgagtcttattgattctcttaaatttatattagagtttgtccatacaaattgctaagcgaaatattgggtgtggttgttgtacccccgctttttcaattggtatcagagcaggaaaacacgtttaaagaccttacaagtctgtgtttgtagcgatttgactctatggacagaggtgctatctctattaacgtaccaccagtcttcgattgctctaattacttatggtggaaaattgatatgcgagcttttcttcaagcacgtgattttcaatcatgggtatatgtagttaatggatatgatgctcccgttgtggcagttggagatgtaaacgttcccaagaacattggtgaatatagtcctgccgagatacttactgcaaagaaaaattccgacagtttgaatgttatcatacatgccattaccccaaatcttcagcaccatgtgtcaaattgcactaggtctaaagatgcgtgatatatcttagaaaccgtattcgaaggtaactccggtgaaaaggaagctagaatttaaaaccttaatttcgattgggaaaactttcgtatggcagatgaagatacatatgatgagtttaatcacaaagtgtctgaaattgttaatgcatcttttgcattgggtaagactattcatgaaaaggacattgtgatgaaaattctcagatcgctgccatctagatacgactctaagaagcatgccatcgttgagggaaataacctttataatctctccataaatacgctggttgggaagcttaagatctttgatcacgagcattcatccaaatctaaggatgttgcattcaaagcactaaaggacacaaattgataaaaaaaaaatgtatatctctgaagacgatcactctgagacttATTCAtctgatgaagatcttgacaaatcggtctcgatgatcacaagacagtttaaggaTCTTCTGATGAAGAGAAgcaaacggttttccagagataagtctaaagcatcagtcaaacctcataatcgtattcctcctaaaacagggacacatatgaaactgatgacgaggatatgcctcagtgctttaagtgtaagggatatggccatttttcaaacgagttcccaaatcgtagaaaatacacatggaacaaaggtcttgctgcaactcttgctgaaatgtctgacagctgtGATTTTATACGCTCATAAATGGAAGCCTaaattagaacctctagttttgcctGAACTTCAACTAGTTCCATCAGCCGAGAAAGCTCCGACTTTGACCCTTAAGATATCAAGTAACGATTTCTTTCATCTtggtgatattaataatgaaaccgttgtggATGAGAATGGGTCTATTAGTCATGATGTTATTGCTACATTGAGCTCTTGTTCCACAGATGAATTTGAGCAACATCTGTTCGTGTGTCTCATTTtgttgaatttgaaccaatatccgtggaagttatttccgctgatttagagGTTGATTTAGGGCACACACCTCAACAAGAAGCTATTGAACAGTTTATACCTCTTcgtgtgaatgatttacatatccaGACAATGCATGGCTTGATTAATAAAGATTATTTTATAAGGGAAATGGATTCACATATATTTTTAGATgattatagtgtttgcaggtgcatattttcagccgaCCGGATTATTGGGTTGATCACCAACTTTTcaaactctatatatatgattgacagtTTACTTTGGAGTACCAACCTCAATTTTTTTGAGAACATGCTACCGGCAAGCAGGGAAAAAAATACCTTTTACTTCATGGGattcaacccatcagattttttcccttcactctatcttttatttttatttgtttagtttttgcaTATCGTATTTTTGAATTCCCACTTTaattctacgttggatgactcaattacattgagtacaatgtaaggtttaagtgtgggggagtggcgttTTCGTTAGGATTTATGATTTAAAAAAAAGGtttgaccagctgttgagcgggtttaAAAAACATGATcaactgtttagcgggtctaagaaaaatgattgttagggttattgaaaagacgagggcacccaaatatacctcaatcttaaacttttgatcacaacctatacaagacccactgtgtataaacgtCTTGGAGCaaaaatcactcaaggaatatttcaacacagtatccacttgaaataggttagtccggactggcctaacacgtgaatGATTATATCATACAAGTGGAGATATCCATTtcactttgtgtgatcatctatggatgtgaatcaagacaatacaacaacaaagtgttcacttgataaaggTACGGTAATAACCGAAACCAATAGGACGGGTATCAAGTGCcctgttaacgtacaaagtgtaatttactttaattataataaaacaattataacgcggaaatataaagtaaatggcccaacaagattttgttaacgaggaaaccgcaaatgcagaaaaaccagggaccttgtccagaattgagtactctcatgattaatccgcaatacaaaatctaaaccaactttgtatagttgggaccaagcaactaaacctatagttcacctagttccgtatgtatccaTGTACCTCCAACtggcaataagtcacgcacttagaacaattcctttcgttcgtattccaaacagtaaaggaacaacaaatctgttcggtaacaaatcttttcaatcaacgtgatatgaatttgacaaaaggctcttccgtttatctcaataaactccttcgtcgggtttaaaaatctatcttttcaacaactaccaaagtaattgttaagactatgcaatcaatacttcgaatcacaaagaaaGGTATTGACGCCGATCTActaaactaatcaatcaaatctatcaaatgataaaccgattatagttggatccccagccgatcaagttttgtgcacaccaaaaattatgaaccaaaataaaatatcttcaacatcttctttgtcttcaaatcttcttagatattcaataaacacctgcacacaatcaacatgAATCTTTTGtggtcaatcacacacagaacggagtctattaacgttggattatcacaagacgtgtttagaactacaaacagtgtaaagatccctgtcgaaacttcgaactaatttgagtgaatcttatatcagaagagaagattcccaagcataaacaaactaggtgcaattaaagttcaacaaccgttagttaatcaaatcaatcaaaaataataataaactgcaattatctagtttcccaccaaaggtactcgtagagcttcccaatcctaaagaagtctttaaaacgagcggtcgtaagagatttcgcctaattaagttactttcctctccgaatagacggctccaccagtaacaacacaacaaggttgatcataccatctcaggtgattacttaagatcggtttaattaataaaagtcatatcaatacaaaagacatgccttgtgaatagttttaccaagaatataagcaagtcatgagcggttatactaaacacacatattggtaatccaaatatttgcaatgaataacaataccaataagcctagcgatttccctttttattcacaaaccaagtttatgaatttacttcctttaaacgaatgtaaaacattgtttcctaggacgaaatcttcacccatacccatacacataaccacaatagcattcatatgactatgtcgatgtcttatatacaaagttcaaaagataagcgttatactttgtattgtattccttaatactacgtctaactagagtataatcattcacatcttcgcatttatgttttcaatatgcacgacttgaaagatacgttagggaatgaaacagttcaagtctaatattactaacatcaagaggaaggatgatgtcgttgttgtagctccttacttcttcgcttcttcaagtctttacgtagtacttgtaatgtctcatatcttaatactttcaaactaacctatacgaagttaactctagcatataatcaagcgactctttaaatgagttttggttcactaaaatatgacaaccaaacttgacataccaacgcttggtgggttcaaccgagctatgctctaacagttatgaccagctgtgtaacgtgtcttcttctttttttcgtgCATGTTATTACAAACTGTGgagcgggtctaaaaaataaaaaaaattatgatgaccagctgttgagcgggtctagtcttgtacatgatcagctgtggagcgggtcaattttctgtctTGCTCTAGGACTAGAAAAacataagtgtgggggtgttgatcaGCACCTAGGTGATACATTttacacccatatttatattaggtaggactcaatattttgactaataacactattttagtgcttttatatAAAGTACAAGCGAATTCAATCACCCGAAAAATAAATGATTAACTTGGAAGAATAATGGAGTTTGCGGTAAAAATCACCAGAATAGCTTACGAGATCAAAATGAGAATGGTCTTATTTGGCTGCTACTTGATTCACTGGAACCTTTCATGGACCAAAAGTTAAAATGGTATAACAAAGAGACGTGGAGCCTCACCAAAATTCAAGGGAGTTTGATGCGAGACGTGGACAACTCTCTGGCTTGCTTGTGGCATGTTCAATGGGAGCCTCATCAAAACAACTTCAGTTGTTCTTTATAACAAAATGAAGATCTGAATatctaaaggatttgaactaCAATTTTCTGAAATGGGGGTTTTGTATGTGTGGGGGTTGGCGGTGATTTGGAATCGTATTTGTCTTGGGATAATTGATGCTGCTGAAATTGTCGTTAATGGTCTTGATGCCGAGAACCGAATGGGTGATTCTCGAGTTCTTTACAGCAGCAATGATGGATTTCTGGAGTGAGATGAAGATTACTTGAATTGATTAATGaaaagcacgtaagtgcgacgctTTTTCACCCCTAATTACATTAGCTATGACTCATTTTAtcgctaataaacttgttttaagtattttgaaggaaataaagctTGATGGACTAAAATACGGAAATCTGCGGGAAAATTGGAGGGAATGAAGTGATTTATGATTAAATGGGCTAAACCCGAAAGGAATTACATGGAGAATCATTTTATTAAGTCCAATTATGTGGATATGGGAATGTGGTAAGAATTCCACTGAGTGTGTAGAAGTGTGGAAACCATGtgaaaaatattaattatgataaaggatatctgaagatattttgtttaatgaagaaaatatttcctTATGATATGGAGTACTGGAATATTTGAAGATTTgggaaagaatattattctttatggttgaaaataataattaagatattGATTGCAGTATTTGACACATGGCGCATTCTGATTGGAggatttttatattatttgacaCCTGGCATACTTTTATTGgatgatgatgtggtagtggATATGATAAAGGAAAGTGGTttcctttgaaaactataaatactgGTTGAAGCAGATGGAATAGGGAGGTCCGAAGTCCGTAGTCCAGAGCAAAAATAATTgagttttcatttttcttttcttattattttcttttgtaatgGAGTAATCTCTCCACTAGGGTTACTAATGAAGCCATATTATGTATTAGAGATTTCAACTCGTTTTTAATAATACTTCTTCTTGGTCCTATATTCTCGAGCGTTAacgataatagttttattcatatgtCCTTGTGCTTGCTTTCTTTGTAAACTTTTTCTAATTAGAGACCAGCACCTAAATgggtaaaattattagtattttgagaattttattgattataaaGTTTTATCATCCGAGACGTACCCGTGTCCTAAATCGTCTTGTGCTAATGAGAAAAGTATTATAGAGAAATTTTGAATGATTTACGCATAATAGTGGTGGAATGTTGGAATCCTAGCTaggtttttcttttattattttctacttttattatcttttattattctgCTTATCATTTTATTTAGTTAGAAATTGAAAGTAACAGTTTTAGTCCATGTGGAACGAACCCGCATCTTGGATCTGTATACTATCCAATCGAtagccgtgcacttgcggtataataTAAAACCCCATCAATTAATGGGTTCATTTTAATCGGCTACAATGGATATCGAGCTGTGCTATGGATTCAGTAAATGGATTGGGATTTGCCGGAGCTGGTACAACCAGTGGAAGAAGATGGAGAGACACAGGTGATGAAGGAATCAAATAAATGGGTTTGTTTTGGGGGTTTACTGTCATCTGAAAGTTAGGTTTACAATCGTTGCAAGGGGTTTGTGTGAGCTGATTAAGATGAGTTGTGATGGCTGGTTTGTACTATGAACAGTTGGTGCTCGAATAGTCGAATGGACAAAGTATTCATTGTCGCAGCACTGGAAGTGATGGCGCTCCCTGCAGCAGTGGAAGTGAtggcgattgcggttattataaaTAGGTATTCCCAGAATCCTATCAATTttcggcgccgctgccggggagtggttgcataatactctctgattggtatcttgtactttttttttcatgtacataaatttttatttttcttttagatttcttttagttctttttacgcagtttgtttgaataTTTTCCAGGTACCTTTGTCCGAAGTGCTACAGGAGAAAAGATGCACTcacaaagcttttgcaagagccacttg
This portion of the Papaver somniferum cultivar HN1 chromosome 11, ASM357369v1, whole genome shotgun sequence genome encodes:
- the LOC113324217 gene encoding uncharacterized protein LOC113324217, which encodes MKIPIHLWNAKGISMIASVLGIPLLIDKHTLSRTRMSFARVCIEIEADFSYHATIPMSFGGKEFEVQVEYSWKPPRYLAYASFGHSSGKCSKDSTHKVVKKKWVPKKANEDKEKEKSLNLGKGDSNNGEAAEDVIVAQESTPKITLEVVVISNEQNVIVQIMNETGSGNERVLEMVSSPSSKWYTKRSKSTGKKGEVPAKTTIGYMNPFSILDSEHESENEMEGVDNLEVAVNAQVHVSIEEKNLSNFNECDDSEYETKL